A single genomic interval of Clostridium facile harbors:
- a CDS encoding AraC family transcriptional regulator → MKTIEQMVASFQKLFSSKEAMEHFDERQKKAVDYIKKHEVAPNNQWKEKEIKVFPHPYYPHQKDYIYFHRHHCFELVYVYQGTATNYFANSKLVLNKGDALLLNPNIGHHLCVNSIDDVVFNIQITKEAFDQSFLQLLSDNKLFSDFFMDYLYQINQLNDFMYCPYDPENDIAIPIKGVVEEFFNDQIGHETMIKFYLAIAFRKIARSYFTKMELQQSSQEHQKKIFSILSYLNQHYHTATLPEVAEQFHYSEKYLSRLIKKATGKTFNEIIITNKLNEAQELLSNSSLSVEEIAVKVGYLNPAPFYKLFKERYGVTPAHFRKEQQQKNNIPLQ, encoded by the coding sequence ATGAAAACAATCGAACAAATGGTAGCTAGCTTTCAAAAGCTGTTTTCTTCCAAAGAGGCAATGGAACACTTTGATGAGAGGCAGAAAAAAGCAGTAGATTATATTAAAAAGCATGAAGTTGCCCCAAATAACCAATGGAAAGAAAAAGAAATTAAGGTATTTCCCCATCCATATTATCCCCATCAAAAGGATTACATATATTTTCATCGGCATCATTGTTTTGAGTTGGTTTATGTATATCAGGGGACAGCAACAAACTATTTTGCTAACTCCAAACTGGTGTTAAACAAAGGGGATGCCCTTTTGCTCAACCCTAATATTGGGCACCATCTTTGTGTAAATAGCATTGATGATGTGGTATTTAACATCCAAATTACCAAAGAGGCGTTCGACCAGTCTTTTTTGCAACTTTTATCTGACAATAAACTCTTTTCCGACTTTTTTATGGATTACCTTTATCAAATCAATCAATTAAATGATTTTATGTACTGCCCTTATGATCCGGAAAACGATATTGCTATTCCAATAAAGGGGGTTGTAGAGGAATTTTTTAACGACCAAATTGGACATGAAACCATGATCAAATTTTATTTGGCAATCGCTTTTCGAAAAATAGCCCGGAGCTATTTTACGAAAATGGAGTTACAGCAATCTTCTCAGGAACATCAGAAAAAAATATTTTCTATTTTATCCTATCTGAATCAACATTATCACACAGCCACATTGCCAGAAGTTGCGGAGCAGTTCCATTATTCTGAAAAATACCTTTCCCGCTTGATTAAAAAGGCGACAGGAAAGACCTTTAATGAAATTATTATTACAAACAAATTGAATGAAGCACAGGAGCTTTTATCAAATAGCAGCTTGTCTGTAGAGGAAATTGCGGTAAAAGTAGGATATTTGAATCCAGCGCCATTTTATAAATTATTTAAAGAACGGTATGGTGTCACACCAGCGCATTTTCGAAAAGAACAACAGCAAAAAAATAATATTCCATTGCAATAA
- a CDS encoding glycosyltransferase — MKKIAMFTMGTRGDVQPYIYLAQELIQHECEVVLGSHPCWKNLIESSGVKFIPIGPDIDIEKEAAIIRGKNKNPALSMLKTMRFVFKIVEQSSREVYQASVGKDLIIVSHSQMGATEAEVLNIPIVNVTLQTEMIPQARKPKTFMDRVFGGFIAKQIAKPYNKIRKQYGLKPAKDIGKIMSKQLDLIPISTYVKQRNPYWEPQHILTGFWYQEAKGYEPDEKLREFLKSGEKPILLALGAMSFEDKAETAKLDAFVKAFEKCGERAMIQGFQKTLKEYKLPDTMIAVGSIPHSYLFQKCKMVVHHCGFGTAAATLIYGVPSIPVPHVLDQIGFANILFDLGVACKPLDGKHIREQEVICSIHDMENHYEERLQTAQELSEKIREEHGLQSAVKLILETMNHEK, encoded by the coding sequence ATGAAAAAAATAGCGATGTTTACGATGGGTACAAGAGGAGATGTCCAACCTTATATATACCTTGCGCAAGAACTAATTCAACATGAATGTGAAGTTGTACTAGGCTCCCACCCATGCTGGAAAAACTTGATAGAATCTTCCGGTGTCAAATTTATACCGATTGGTCCAGATATAGATATCGAAAAAGAAGCAGCAATTATCCGAGGAAAAAATAAGAACCCTGCCCTCAGTATGTTAAAAACCATGCGGTTTGTATTCAAAATTGTGGAACAATCTTCAAGAGAAGTCTATCAAGCATCTGTTGGAAAAGACCTTATCATTGTTTCCCATTCCCAGATGGGAGCTACCGAAGCGGAGGTTTTAAATATTCCAATCGTAAATGTTACTCTCCAAACAGAGATGATACCACAGGCACGAAAGCCGAAAACATTCATGGATAGAGTATTTGGCGGTTTTATCGCAAAGCAAATTGCAAAACCCTATAATAAAATCAGAAAACAATATGGTTTAAAACCTGCCAAGGACATTGGTAAAATAATGTCTAAACAACTGGATTTAATCCCCATTAGTACTTATGTAAAACAGCGCAATCCTTACTGGGAACCGCAACATATCCTCACTGGCTTTTGGTATCAAGAAGCGAAAGGATATGAACCAGATGAAAAACTGCGAGAATTCCTGAAATCTGGAGAAAAGCCAATTCTTTTAGCCCTTGGCGCAATGTCGTTTGAAGATAAAGCAGAAACTGCAAAATTAGACGCTTTTGTCAAAGCTTTTGAAAAATGTGGTGAGAGGGCAATGATTCAAGGATTTCAAAAAACATTAAAAGAATATAAGCTGCCAGACACAATGATTGCAGTGGGTTCTATTCCTCATAGTTATTTATTCCAAAAGTGTAAAATGGTTGTACATCATTGTGGTTTTGGAACGGCGGCAGCTACGTTAATCTATGGCGTTCCATCCATCCCTGTGCCACATGTCCTCGACCAGATTGGGTTTGCCAACATCCTTTTTGATCTTGGGGTAGCATGTAAACCTTTGGACGGAAAGCATATCAGGGAGCAAGAGGTAATTTGTAGTATCCATGATATGGAAAACCATTATGAGGAACGGCTGCAAACAGCCCAAGAACTATCCGAAAAAATAAGGGAAGAACATGGGCTGCAATCTGCGGTAAAATTGATCTTAGAAACAATGAATCATGAAAAATGA
- a CDS encoding TspO/MBR family protein, producing MKKTTKIYLFSIVFTLLVGGISGLLIRDGINAYDANIIKPPLTPPNLVFPIVWSILYLLMGIGIACILTIDGPQRLKTRTLLVYIAQLFFNFCWSLIFFNAQAFLFAFIWLIALWILILIMILLFAKQSKWAAWLQLPYLIWVSFAGYLNLGVWILN from the coding sequence ATGAAAAAAACAACAAAAATTTATTTATTCTCGATTGTTTTCACCTTATTAGTAGGTGGAATTTCTGGTTTACTGATACGGGATGGAATCAATGCTTATGATGCTAACATCATCAAACCTCCACTGACACCTCCTAATCTAGTATTTCCAATTGTTTGGTCCATTCTTTATCTTCTTATGGGAATTGGCATTGCCTGTATTTTAACGATAGATGGGCCACAGCGTTTAAAAACCAGAACATTATTGGTTTATATTGCGCAATTATTTTTTAATTTCTGCTGGAGTTTGATTTTTTTCAACGCACAAGCTTTTTTATTTGCATTTATCTGGCTGATAGCACTATGGATTCTGATTCTTATAATGATTTTGCTTTTTGCCAAACAGAGTAAATGGGCTGCATGGCTACAACTCCCCTACCTCATCTGGGTCAGCTTTGCTGGCTATTTAAATTTAGGGGTATGGATACTCAATTAA
- a CDS encoding beta-L-arabinofuranosidase domain-containing protein: MKRFKSVSKRIAATLVTMAMTATMLPVIPISAQENDSVLDTTAQYYLVNKATGQTLERTLDTSYAPPREDIYILVTNEKSDSNNNQKWMIAPNGGKGYRISCIEGNNVGIHKTGEAFEDIPGANNVVGVENNSAPMQTWEMERTEDGYYTFCNTYNQDASTYDKPQYLSSTSKEYLGTEGSYYIAATAENNSDNTLWKLEKVEGTGYPDLEPLEPFEPVENKVDDVQTMLDEGSVKLEGVTDKAALLTQNEELKKLDWKRLVDPFRYKQDTNPETWQNWRGEFWGKYVRGACFTYAYTQDEELYKMIEDTVRDLLTTQEPSGRISSNATDNELGTRDIWNRKYVMLGLESFLEISKEEELSNQVMEALCRHADQMLTILGPKSEGKTPVVETGDWNGLSSASILEPMVNLYRMTGYQRYLDFCTEIVDVGFTRVGINLIDLAIEGEKLPSEYMTNQTKAYELTSCFEGLVEYYRVTGIEKYRTACLNYYRLVSENELTVAGSGGGSGSGSDYSYPNPGGEEQWNHMAVNQTDSSIQHMQETCITVTWMKYCFQVLRLAGDAKIADDIELSAYNALIGSMKLYGAETADYPFLFDYFSRLNGTRLNAGGGAIFSVADGQPIGSCCSANGDSGTGLLPYMQLLTTESGVVFNLYNPGSLQAVTPSGKAVEFAVDTVYPKEGNIKITVTPEQAEQFAVSLRIPTWSNETTLTVNGETITATPGEYAIINREWTAGDTIELTLDMRTRIINDLKGVGKVALQRGPITLARDVRFGENIDMPVSIATDKDGFAIVTPVDTEVPCNMAFSVATTDGGSFTVMDYASAGQTWDNNSRYATWLQTAMDTGITEGVEYGLESKNSGLMMSVTLSNNNVERGTELTDPIPDNQIWKFQKSGEYYQIVNPATGKVLAYDTSASSSNGANVLVQDNTGADNQLWNVFSTQQGYITIASKVNHCLVSEAGDSNNIHLWEDVANPMQSWKLISTETPTVDKSALENLYNSLKDTDLSQYKDGSAKDTFKAELEKAATLLGSDTATQDEINNAVTRLQTAFDALEKKPVDKHILQYVIEQAIAKKDTDEYKNVIPAVKESYDKALEEAQAVYNDPNASQEEVNQAYAEMIKQIQNLNKQAGDKTELQALYDQVKDTDLDQYLDGETKENFKTALEAAKDVLDDENALVKDVETAYNNLKASYEALEKKPIGEVDKTILEKVIAEANRLKGTDEYKNAIPSVQQSFDKALEEAQNVYDNPSATQEEVNTAWQTLLKEIHKLGFQKGDKTALQELYNQVKDTDLSQYRDGAAKENFKTALANAETVLADEEAMQKEIDKAYNDLKAAYEALEKLADKSQLKELLDECAGYQKEEYTPATWEVFAGIQEKAQEVYENANASQEEINAAIDELLSGMLQLRFKADKSILETVIKVAGEIDGSSYTAESYGILQAAVAKANEVMADENASQEEVDAATTRVQEAMKGLVTVETPAENNHADGTQTGQESTTPKANTAKTGDFAPIAGLAAITLAGAALLLTRKKK; encoded by the coding sequence ATGAAGAGGTTCAAATCTGTTTCCAAACGGATTGCTGCAACGTTGGTGACGATGGCAATGACAGCGACTATGCTTCCTGTCATCCCTATCTCCGCACAGGAGAATGATTCTGTACTTGACACCACCGCTCAATACTATTTGGTAAACAAAGCAACAGGGCAAACTTTGGAACGCACATTGGACACCAGTTACGCCCCACCAAGGGAAGATATCTATATACTTGTGACCAATGAAAAATCCGATTCCAACAACAACCAAAAATGGATGATTGCTCCCAATGGAGGCAAAGGCTATCGCATTAGTTGTATAGAGGGCAACAATGTAGGTATCCACAAAACTGGGGAGGCTTTTGAGGATATTCCAGGAGCCAATAATGTAGTTGGTGTGGAAAATAATTCTGCCCCAATGCAGACCTGGGAAATGGAACGTACAGAAGATGGCTATTACACTTTCTGTAACACCTACAATCAGGATGCTTCTACTTATGATAAACCACAGTATCTTTCTTCCACTTCAAAAGAATATTTAGGGACAGAAGGAAGCTACTATATTGCGGCAACCGCTGAAAACAACTCGGACAACACCCTTTGGAAACTGGAAAAAGTGGAGGGAACAGGATACCCCGACTTAGAACCGCTGGAACCATTTGAACCAGTTGAAAATAAGGTAGATGATGTGCAAACTATGCTGGACGAAGGTTCTGTCAAACTAGAAGGGGTAACCGACAAAGCGGCACTGTTAACACAGAACGAAGAACTTAAAAAACTGGACTGGAAACGCCTAGTTGACCCATTCCGCTATAAACAGGACACCAACCCTGAAACATGGCAAAACTGGCGTGGTGAGTTCTGGGGCAAATATGTACGTGGCGCTTGCTTCACCTACGCCTATACCCAGGACGAAGAATTATACAAAATGATTGAGGATACTGTTCGTGACCTGCTCACTACTCAGGAACCAAGTGGAAGGATTAGCTCCAACGCCACTGATAACGAGTTGGGTACCCGTGATATCTGGAATCGTAAATATGTAATGCTGGGACTGGAATCCTTCCTAGAAATCAGCAAAGAGGAAGAGCTAAGCAACCAGGTAATGGAAGCCCTATGCCGCCATGCGGACCAGATGCTGACCATCCTTGGACCAAAGTCAGAGGGGAAAACACCAGTTGTAGAAACAGGAGACTGGAATGGACTATCCTCTGCATCCATTCTGGAACCAATGGTAAATCTGTACCGTATGACCGGATACCAAAGATATCTGGACTTCTGTACTGAGATTGTAGACGTTGGTTTTACAAGGGTGGGTATTAATCTGATTGATCTGGCAATCGAAGGTGAAAAACTTCCAAGCGAATATATGACCAACCAAACCAAAGCGTATGAGCTCACTTCTTGCTTTGAAGGGCTGGTGGAATATTACCGTGTTACCGGCATTGAAAAATACCGCACCGCCTGCTTAAACTATTACCGTTTGGTAAGTGAAAATGAACTTACCGTGGCTGGTTCTGGTGGAGGCTCCGGCTCTGGCAGCGATTATTCCTATCCAAATCCAGGTGGAGAAGAACAATGGAACCATATGGCAGTGAACCAGACAGACTCCAGTATCCAGCACATGCAGGAAACCTGTATTACCGTTACCTGGATGAAATACTGCTTCCAAGTATTACGGTTGGCTGGAGATGCTAAAATTGCGGATGATATCGAACTTTCCGCTTATAATGCTCTAATCGGTTCTATGAAGCTGTATGGTGCGGAAACAGCTGATTATCCATTCTTATTTGATTATTTCAGCCGTCTAAACGGCACTCGTTTAAACGCGGGCGGTGGCGCAATTTTTTCAGTAGCGGATGGACAACCAATTGGAAGCTGCTGTTCTGCAAATGGTGATTCTGGAACTGGTTTACTACCATATATGCAGCTTCTTACCACCGAATCAGGAGTGGTATTTAATCTTTACAATCCAGGTTCCCTTCAGGCAGTAACACCATCCGGAAAAGCCGTAGAGTTTGCGGTTGACACTGTTTATCCAAAAGAAGGAAATATTAAAATCACAGTTACCCCAGAACAAGCAGAACAATTTGCTGTTTCTCTGCGTATTCCAACATGGAGTAACGAAACTACTTTAACTGTAAATGGTGAAACAATAACGGCAACACCTGGAGAGTACGCTATAATCAACCGTGAATGGACTGCTGGAGATACCATTGAACTTACCCTTGATATGCGTACCCGTATTATCAATGATTTAAAGGGTGTTGGTAAAGTTGCGTTACAACGTGGCCCTATTACATTGGCAAGAGATGTTCGGTTTGGGGAAAATATTGACATGCCAGTCTCTATTGCCACAGATAAAGACGGTTTTGCAATAGTTACTCCAGTTGACACTGAAGTACCATGTAATATGGCATTCTCCGTTGCTACAACAGATGGTGGTTCCTTTACTGTCATGGATTACGCCTCTGCTGGACAAACCTGGGATAACAATTCCCGTTATGCGACATGGCTGCAAACAGCGATGGATACTGGCATTACAGAAGGCGTAGAATATGGTTTGGAAAGCAAAAACAGTGGTTTGATGATGTCTGTTACCCTGAGCAACAATAACGTGGAACGGGGTACAGAATTAACCGACCCTATTCCAGATAACCAGATTTGGAAATTCCAAAAATCTGGCGAATATTACCAGATTGTTAACCCAGCTACCGGAAAAGTATTAGCATATGATACATCAGCTTCTTCTAGCAATGGTGCCAATGTTCTTGTACAGGACAATACCGGTGCTGACAATCAATTATGGAATGTATTTAGTACCCAACAAGGTTACATTACCATTGCCAGCAAAGTGAATCATTGTTTGGTCTCTGAAGCTGGTGATAGCAATAATATTCATTTATGGGAAGATGTTGCAAATCCAATGCAATCCTGGAAATTGATTTCCACAGAAACACCAACAGTGGACAAATCCGCCTTGGAAAACCTGTACAACAGCCTGAAAGATACGGATTTAAGCCAGTATAAAGATGGCAGCGCAAAAGATACTTTTAAAGCGGAACTGGAAAAAGCAGCTACATTGTTGGGAAGTGATACCGCTACCCAAGATGAAATCAACAACGCTGTAACCAGATTGCAGACAGCATTTGACGCATTGGAGAAAAAACCAGTGGATAAGCATATCCTGCAATATGTTATTGAACAGGCAATTGCGAAGAAGGACACAGATGAATACAAAAATGTAATTCCAGCAGTAAAAGAAAGCTATGATAAGGCACTGGAAGAAGCACAGGCAGTGTATAATGATCCAAACGCAAGTCAGGAAGAAGTAAACCAGGCATATGCGGAAATGATCAAACAAATCCAAAACCTGAACAAACAAGCAGGGGATAAAACAGAACTGCAAGCGTTATACGATCAGGTAAAAGATACGGATCTGGATCAATACCTAGATGGGGAAACAAAAGAGAACTTTAAGACAGCGCTGGAAGCAGCAAAAGATGTCTTGGATGACGAAAACGCATTGGTAAAAGATGTGGAAACAGCGTATAACAACCTGAAAGCATCCTATGAAGCACTGGAGAAAAAACCAATAGGAGAAGTGGATAAAACCATCCTAGAAAAGGTAATTGCAGAAGCAAACCGTCTGAAAGGGACAGATGAATACAAAAATGCGATTCCATCAGTGCAACAGAGCTTTGACAAAGCATTGGAAGAAGCACAGAATGTATATGATAACCCATCTGCAACCCAGGAAGAAGTAAACACTGCATGGCAAACCTTGCTGAAAGAAATCCATAAGCTAGGATTCCAAAAAGGTGACAAGACAGCTTTACAGGAACTGTATAACCAGGTAAAAGACACCGACTTGAGCCAGTACCGTGATGGAGCAGCGAAAGAGAACTTCAAAACAGCATTGGCAAATGCGGAAACGGTATTGGCAGATGAAGAAGCAATGCAGAAGGAAATTGACAAAGCATACAATGACCTGAAAGCAGCCTATGAAGCATTGGAAAAACTGGCAGACAAGAGCCAGTTAAAAGAACTGCTAGACGAATGTGCAGGATACCAAAAAGAAGAATACACCCCAGCAACATGGGAAGTATTTGCAGGGATTCAAGAAAAAGCACAGGAAGTCTATGAGAATGCCAATGCGAGCCAGGAAGAAATAAACGCAGCGATCGATGAACTGTTAAGCGGAATGTTGCAACTGCGATTCAAAGCGGACAAATCAATTTTGGAAACTGTAATAAAGGTAGCAGGAGAAATTGATGGAAGCAGCTACACAGCAGAAAGCTATGGAATACTGCAAGCAGCAGTAGCAAAAGCGAACGAAGTGATGGCGGATGAAAACGCAAGCCAAGAGGAAGTAGATGCAGCAACAACAAGAGTACAAGAAGCAATGAAAGGGTTGGTAACAGTAGAAACACCAGCCGAAAATAATCATGCAGACGGTACACAAACAGGGCAAGAATCTACCACACCAAAAGCAAACACAGCAAAAACAGGAGATTTTGCTCCAATTGCGGGCTTAGCAGCGATCACTTTAGCTGGTGCAGCATTATTGCTTACTCGTAAGAAAAAATAA
- a CDS encoding chromate transporter: MIYWELFFTFFKIGAFTFGGGYAMLPFIQAEVQQKGWMALQDLVNFIAVSESTPGPFAVNIATYVGTETGGFWGACFATIGVVLPSFVIILIIARCLKKFQNSSLVKGCLSGLKPAVVGLIAASLLSIGQTVFFPDGFYWTVFLSPAFLCSLVIFMLMLFLQWKKFHPIWIILLSAGLGLVTGYLGLLEPTIAT; this comes from the coding sequence ATGATATATTGGGAATTGTTTTTTACATTTTTTAAAATCGGTGCATTTACGTTTGGAGGCGGATATGCTATGCTTCCTTTCATTCAGGCAGAGGTACAGCAAAAAGGCTGGATGGCATTGCAGGATTTGGTTAATTTTATTGCAGTAAGTGAAAGCACTCCTGGACCATTCGCTGTAAATATTGCTACCTATGTGGGTACGGAAACAGGCGGTTTTTGGGGAGCATGTTTTGCCACAATTGGGGTTGTCCTACCCTCTTTTGTAATCATTTTAATCATCGCCAGATGCTTAAAAAAATTCCAAAACAGCAGCTTGGTAAAAGGCTGTTTGTCTGGATTAAAACCAGCTGTAGTTGGATTAATTGCCGCATCCCTCCTATCAATTGGGCAGACTGTATTTTTTCCGGATGGATTTTACTGGACCGTATTCCTCTCCCCTGCTTTTCTCTGCTCCTTGGTAATTTTTATGCTAATGCTTTTTCTCCAATGGAAAAAATTTCATCCTATTTGGATTATCCTTCTATCCGCTGGTTTAGGGCTTGTTACTGGTTACCTTGGTTTGCTGGAACCAACAATTGCAACCTAA
- a CDS encoding chromate transporter, whose amino-acid sequence MARDTKKLLHLFTTFLKIGAFTFGGGYAMIPLIQKEVVEKQKWLTDADILDIVAIAESTPGPIAINSATFVGYQTSGVIGAFLATVGVILPSFLVILLVSFLLRQFGTIKPLQYAFQGIRAGVLALIANALFSMYRQAPKHLFSYLIMLTAFILVAFAQVNVIFVILGCGIAGILFCLFSKRRIK is encoded by the coding sequence ATGGCACGGGACACAAAAAAATTACTTCATCTTTTTACAACATTTTTAAAAATTGGGGCATTCACCTTTGGGGGTGGATATGCTATGATTCCCTTAATCCAAAAAGAAGTAGTTGAAAAACAAAAATGGCTTACAGATGCGGATATCCTGGATATTGTAGCAATCGCAGAATCCACCCCAGGGCCAATTGCCATCAATTCCGCTACTTTTGTGGGATATCAAACATCCGGAGTAATAGGGGCATTTCTTGCCACTGTTGGGGTTATCCTGCCTTCTTTTTTGGTAATTCTCCTCGTTTCATTTCTATTGCGGCAATTTGGAACAATAAAACCACTTCAATATGCCTTCCAAGGAATTCGAGCTGGCGTTCTCGCCTTAATTGCCAACGCATTATTTTCAATGTACCGCCAAGCGCCAAAGCATTTATTTTCTTATCTGATTATGTTAACTGCTTTTATTCTGGTAGCATTTGCACAGGTCAATGTAATCTTTGTTATTCTGGGATGTGGTATAGCAGGGATTCTGTTTTGCTTGTTCTCCAAAAGGAGGATAAAATGA
- a CDS encoding LysR family transcriptional regulator → MTLRHFRIFQAVCKTGSITRGAEQLNIAQPAVSLAIKELEQFYQVQLFERMNRKIYLTEPGRKLLQYTDTVLSQVEESVQVIRDSKQGERYRFGINVTLAEACLPSLLQQIKKEIPQLELQVMVGNSSQLEESLCQNEIDFAVVDQIRTNTGMLTIPLAKEQMIAVCHPDYPVHDCISLEQLKQEKLLLREKTSGARKCVDNVFQEQGIEIVPVMESTSFQSLIACAESGLGIAILPEKLVDSKLQIHSLKKLYLAETQLERHYFMVYHPHKYRTPCLKSTMNVVQNYFSEMLNR, encoded by the coding sequence ATGACATTACGGCATTTTCGTATTTTTCAGGCAGTATGCAAAACAGGAAGTATTACCCGCGGAGCAGAACAGCTTAATATAGCACAACCGGCAGTGAGCCTAGCGATTAAAGAGTTGGAACAGTTTTATCAAGTTCAACTTTTTGAACGGATGAACCGTAAAATTTATTTGACGGAACCAGGACGGAAACTGTTACAATATACGGATACGGTGCTTTCTCAGGTGGAGGAATCCGTTCAGGTAATACGGGACTCAAAACAGGGGGAAAGATACCGGTTTGGGATAAACGTTACATTAGCTGAGGCTTGCCTTCCTTCTTTATTGCAACAAATAAAAAAAGAAATCCCACAGTTGGAACTTCAAGTTATGGTAGGAAACTCCTCTCAATTAGAAGAGAGCCTGTGCCAGAATGAAATTGATTTTGCTGTTGTGGATCAAATCCGGACCAATACAGGTATGCTTACTATTCCATTGGCCAAAGAACAAATGATTGCTGTCTGCCATCCCGACTATCCTGTTCATGATTGTATTTCCTTGGAACAGCTAAAACAAGAGAAACTATTGCTGCGGGAAAAAACTAGTGGGGCAAGGAAATGTGTGGACAATGTGTTTCAGGAGCAAGGGATTGAAATTGTACCAGTTATGGAAAGTACAAGTTTTCAAAGTTTAATTGCCTGTGCGGAATCTGGTTTAGGGATTGCCATTTTGCCCGAAAAACTTGTCGATTCAAAACTTCAAATTCATAGTTTAAAAAAACTGTATTTGGCAGAAACGCAACTAGAACGCCATTATTTTATGGTGTACCATCCTCATAAATATCGTACTCCCTGTCTGAAATCCACCATGAATGTTGTACAAAATTATTTTTCAGAGATGCTAAATCGATAG
- a CDS encoding ACT domain-containing protein, whose amino-acid sequence MDADTQFYLVDPKVLPEVFHKVMEAKYLLKGGQAKTSSEACKLAGISRSVFYKYKDHVFMYQDNTGKQIFTLGLTLNDQPGVLSSVLTKLYENHANLLTVNQNIPNETVANVTVSVILNDDNVKINDLLCAISSLQGVIDVKKI is encoded by the coding sequence ATGGATGCAGATACACAGTTTTATCTGGTGGACCCCAAAGTGCTTCCTGAGGTATTCCATAAAGTGATGGAGGCAAAATATTTATTAAAGGGTGGCCAGGCAAAAACCTCCAGCGAGGCATGTAAACTGGCGGGAATTTCCCGCAGCGTATTTTATAAGTATAAAGACCATGTATTTATGTATCAGGATAATACTGGCAAACAGATATTCACCTTGGGATTAACATTAAATGACCAACCTGGGGTATTATCCTCTGTATTAACCAAGTTGTACGAAAACCATGCAAATTTATTAACAGTGAACCAAAATATTCCAAATGAAACAGTGGCAAATGTAACTGTTTCTGTTATACTAAATGACGACAATGTAAAAATTAACGATTTGCTCTGCGCAATCTCCAGCCTGCAAGGAGTAATCGATGTAAAAAAGATTTAG